In Streptomyces sp. NBC_00414, a single window of DNA contains:
- a CDS encoding DUF4350 domain-containing protein, with translation MTSGATPSEAAPPSTSASPTVRQVWTRSRGVVLAFVILLVAAVAIAVVRSGARHGSLDPRSADPEGSRAVAELLADRGVSTRVVTTLDEASAATGPGTTLLVARPDLLTDRQQDLLRSAFRNSGGRTVLVAPGTPSVGTLAPGVDADTAPSYDSTLPPDCALPAARRAGTADTGGIRYSTDAPGADTCYPSDGLATLLRLPASEGDGDTVVLGAPDILQNERLDEHGNASLALQLLGSRTHVVWYLPSLSDGSATDAGDRSFLDLVPSGWLWGTLQLFFAALLAALWRARRLGPLVPERLPVAIRASETVEGRARLYRKSNARDRAAGALRSTTRTRLAPLVGVSPAQAHAPEALLPALSAQLRREGQALHSLLFGPQPRDDAALIALADQLDALEREVRRP, from the coding sequence ATGACCTCCGGGGCCACCCCCTCCGAGGCCGCTCCGCCGTCCACCTCGGCCTCGCCCACCGTCCGCCAGGTGTGGACCCGCTCGCGCGGCGTCGTTCTCGCGTTCGTGATCCTCCTCGTGGCCGCCGTCGCCATCGCCGTCGTACGCTCCGGCGCCCGGCACGGCAGCCTCGACCCGCGCTCCGCCGACCCCGAGGGCAGCCGCGCCGTCGCCGAACTGCTCGCCGACCGGGGCGTCTCCACGCGCGTGGTCACCACCTTGGACGAGGCGAGCGCCGCGACCGGCCCTGGCACGACACTCCTGGTCGCCCGACCCGACCTGTTGACCGACCGTCAACAGGACCTTCTGCGCTCCGCGTTCAGGAACTCCGGCGGCCGCACCGTCCTCGTCGCCCCCGGCACCCCGTCCGTCGGCACCCTCGCCCCCGGAGTCGACGCGGACACCGCACCCAGCTACGACTCCACGCTCCCGCCCGACTGCGCCCTGCCCGCCGCCCGCCGAGCGGGCACCGCCGACACGGGCGGCATCCGGTACTCGACGGACGCGCCCGGCGCCGACACCTGCTACCCCAGCGACGGCCTGGCCACCCTGCTGCGCCTCCCGGCATCCGAAGGAGACGGCGACACCGTCGTGCTCGGCGCGCCCGACATCCTCCAGAACGAGCGCCTCGACGAGCACGGCAACGCCTCCCTCGCCCTCCAACTCCTCGGCTCCCGCACCCATGTGGTCTGGTACCTCCCCTCGCTCTCCGACGGCTCGGCCACCGACGCCGGCGACCGCAGCTTCCTCGACCTGGTCCCCTCCGGCTGGCTCTGGGGCACGCTGCAGCTCTTCTTCGCCGCACTGCTGGCGGCCCTCTGGCGCGCCCGCCGCCTCGGCCCGCTCGTCCCCGAACGGCTCCCCGTCGCGATCCGCGCCTCCGAGACCGTCGAAGGCCGCGCCCGCCTCTACCGCAAGTCCAACGCCCGCGACCGTGCCGCGGGAGCTCTGCGCTCCACCACCCGCACCCGCCTGGCCCCCCTCGTCGGCGTGTCCCCAGCTCAGGCGCACGCGCCCGAAGCCCTGCTCCCCGCCCTGTCCGCCCAGCTCCGCCGGGAAGGACAGGCCCTGCACTCACTCCTCTTCGGACCGCAGCCCCGCGACGACGCGGCCCTCATCGCACTCGCCGACCAACTCGACGCCCTCGAAAGAGAGGTACGCCGTCCATGA
- a CDS encoding AAA family ATPase, whose amino-acid sequence MMAPPTDNAGNTGTTGDSASARASLEALRAEIAKAVVGQDPAVTGLVVALLCRGHVLLEGVPGVAKTLLVRALASALELDTKRVQFTPDLMPSDITGSLVYDARTAEFSFQPGPVFTNLLLADEINRTPPKTQSSLLEAMEERQVTVDGTPRPLPEPFLVAATQNPVEYEGTYPLPEAQLDRFLLKLTIPLPSRQDEINVLTRHSEGFNPRDLRAAGLRPVAGPADLEAARAAVAKTAVSPEITGYVVDICRATRESPSLTLGVSPRGATALLATARAWAWLTGRDYVIPDDVKALALPTLRHRVQLRPEAEMEGVTADSVINAILSHVPVPR is encoded by the coding sequence ATGATGGCCCCGCCCACTGACAACGCCGGGAACACCGGGACCACCGGGGACTCAGCCAGCGCCCGCGCCTCCCTGGAGGCCCTGCGCGCCGAGATCGCCAAAGCCGTGGTCGGCCAGGACCCCGCCGTGACCGGCCTCGTCGTCGCCCTCCTGTGCCGCGGGCACGTTCTGCTGGAAGGCGTCCCCGGAGTGGCCAAGACACTGCTCGTCCGGGCTCTCGCCTCCGCGCTGGAACTCGACACGAAGCGCGTCCAGTTCACCCCCGACCTGATGCCGAGCGACATCACGGGCTCCCTCGTCTACGACGCCCGCACCGCGGAGTTCTCCTTCCAGCCCGGCCCGGTCTTCACGAACCTCCTCCTGGCGGACGAGATCAACCGCACCCCGCCGAAGACCCAGTCGTCCCTCCTGGAGGCCATGGAGGAGCGCCAGGTCACGGTCGACGGCACACCGCGTCCGCTCCCCGAGCCGTTCCTGGTCGCCGCGACCCAGAACCCGGTCGAGTACGAGGGCACGTATCCCCTTCCGGAAGCGCAGCTGGATCGTTTCCTCCTCAAGCTGACGATCCCTCTCCCCTCCCGCCAGGACGAGATCAACGTCCTCACCCGCCACTCCGAGGGCTTCAACCCCCGCGACCTGCGCGCCGCCGGCCTACGCCCCGTGGCGGGCCCGGCGGACCTCGAAGCCGCCCGCGCGGCCGTCGCCAAGACCGCGGTCTCCCCCGAAATCACCGGCTACGTAGTGGACATCTGCCGCGCCACCCGCGAATCGCCGTCCCTCACTCTCGGCGTCTCCCCCCGTGGCGCGACGGCGCTCCTGGCCACGGCACGCGCCTGGGCCTGGCTGACGGGCCGCGACTACGTCATCCCCGACGACGTGAAGGCCCTCGCCCTGCCGACGCTCCGCCACCGCGTCCAGCTCCGCCCGGAGGCCGAGATGGAGGGCGTGACGGCCGACTCCGTCATCAACGCGATCCTCTCCCACGTCCCCGTCCCCCGCTGA
- the mtrA gene encoding two-component system response regulator MtrA, translated as MMSFMKGRVLVVDDDTALAEMLGIVLRGEGFEPSFVADGDKALAAFRESKPDLVLLDLMLPGRDGIEVCRLIRAESGVPIVMLTAKSDTVDVVVGLESGADDYIVKPFKPKELVARIRARLRRSEEPAPEQLAIGDLVIDVAGHSVKRDGASIALTPLEFDLLVALARKPWQVFTREVLLEQVWGYRHAADTRLVNVHVQRLRSKVEKDPERPEIVVTVRGVGYKAGPS; from the coding sequence ATGATGTCGTTTATGAAGGGACGAGTCCTTGTCGTCGATGACGACACCGCACTGGCCGAGATGCTCGGCATTGTGTTGCGTGGTGAAGGTTTTGAGCCGTCTTTCGTAGCCGACGGCGACAAGGCGCTGGCCGCTTTCCGTGAGAGCAAGCCCGACCTGGTGCTCCTGGACCTGATGCTTCCCGGCCGGGACGGCATCGAGGTGTGCCGCCTGATCAGGGCGGAGTCCGGGGTACCGATCGTGATGCTCACAGCGAAGAGCGACACCGTCGATGTCGTGGTCGGCCTGGAGTCGGGTGCCGATGACTACATCGTGAAGCCGTTCAAGCCAAAGGAGCTGGTGGCGCGGATCCGGGCCAGGCTGCGCAGGTCCGAGGAACCGGCGCCCGAACAGCTCGCCATCGGCGATCTGGTCATCGACGTGGCCGGTCACTCTGTGAAGCGGGACGGCGCCTCGATCGCGCTCACCCCGCTGGAGTTCGACCTGCTCGTCGCGTTGGCCCGCAAGCCGTGGCAGGTGTTCACGCGTGAGGTGCTCCTGGAGCAGGTGTGGGGCTACCGGCACGCGGCGGACACCCGTCTGGTGAACGTCCATGTGCAGCGGCTCCGCTCCAAGGTCGAGAAGGACCCGGAGCGGCCGGAGATCGTGGTGACCGTCCGTGGCGTCGGTTACAAGGCCGGACCGAGCTGA
- a CDS encoding LpqB family beta-propeller domain-containing protein produces the protein MGADRDRGGRRRPAGVVVYAACGTVLLAGCASMPDGGDLRDVEASQRPDAQVRVFAMPPRENAQPEEIVQGFLEALTSDDPKFETARKYLTGSASKKWRPNASTTVLADGPNTVAEHSGSREATGDYAYSLTGTKVATVDSQFAYKPAEGVYDELVHLTEQKTSEGAKEWRIDALPEGLVMGMSDFQRNYESVNKYYFASNAKDRTDDQLGAVADPVYVREQVDPVTQMVRSVLKGPTSWLKPVVRSSFPTGTALKKGVKSLTPDDQNRLTVPLNARADRVGESVCREMAAQILFTLQDLTPTGIDEVELQRSNGTQSCALTDAKAGLYVAHGPAKGTEYEYFIDGEKRLVRIPGAGSEQEPEPVPGALGDGGKELRAAAVSRDEDTAAGVSLDGRSMYVGSLASGGSLGEAVLHSKATSADDGLTTPSWDASGDLWVADRDPKNSRLLLLPKGAGDPLVVSTPGLDGRIEAVRVAADGVRIALMVTEDKRTTLRMGRIERADSEGANGKKAVAIHELHSVAPQLEEVTAMSWAGDSRLVVVGREARGVQQIQYVQVDGSTPVGPAPSALTGVKEIAASEDERLPLVAHSEDGIVRLSTGSQWQTVVKTGMAPVYPG, from the coding sequence GTGGGCGCTGACCGCGATCGGGGCGGCCGTCGGCGTCCGGCAGGCGTGGTGGTGTACGCCGCCTGCGGAACCGTACTGCTGGCCGGGTGCGCGTCGATGCCGGACGGAGGGGACCTTCGTGATGTCGAGGCCTCCCAGCGGCCGGACGCGCAGGTCCGGGTGTTCGCCATGCCGCCGCGGGAGAACGCGCAGCCCGAGGAGATCGTCCAGGGCTTCCTCGAAGCGCTGACCAGCGACGACCCGAAGTTCGAGACGGCACGCAAATACCTGACCGGCAGCGCGTCGAAGAAGTGGCGTCCGAACGCGTCGACGACGGTGCTCGCGGACGGACCGAACACCGTGGCGGAGCACAGCGGCAGCAGGGAGGCGACCGGTGACTACGCGTACTCGCTGACCGGCACCAAGGTCGCCACCGTCGACTCGCAGTTCGCCTACAAGCCCGCCGAGGGGGTGTACGACGAGCTCGTACACCTCACGGAGCAGAAGACGTCGGAGGGCGCCAAGGAGTGGCGCATCGACGCCCTGCCCGAGGGCCTGGTGATGGGGATGTCCGACTTCCAGCGCAACTACGAGTCCGTCAATAAGTACTACTTCGCCTCGAACGCGAAGGACAGGACCGACGACCAGCTCGGCGCGGTCGCCGACCCCGTCTACGTACGGGAGCAGGTGGACCCGGTGACGCAGATGGTCCGCTCGGTCCTGAAGGGGCCGACGAGCTGGCTCAAGCCGGTGGTCAGGTCGAGCTTCCCCACCGGCACGGCGCTGAAGAAGGGCGTCAAGTCGCTGACGCCCGACGACCAGAACCGGCTGACGGTACCGCTGAACGCCAGGGCCGACCGGGTCGGGGAGTCCGTGTGCAGGGAGATGGCCGCCCAGATCCTGTTCACGCTCCAGGACCTGACGCCCACGGGTATCGACGAGGTGGAGCTGCAGCGCTCCAACGGCACGCAGTCGTGTGCGCTCACCGATGCCAAGGCCGGGCTCTACGTCGCGCACGGTCCGGCCAAGGGCACCGAGTACGAGTACTTCATCGACGGCGAGAAGCGGCTGGTCCGGATACCGGGGGCCGGCAGCGAGCAGGAGCCCGAGCCGGTGCCGGGCGCGCTCGGCGACGGTGGCAAGGAACTGCGGGCGGCCGCCGTCTCGCGGGACGAGGACACCGCTGCCGGGGTGTCGCTCGACGGGCGCTCGATGTACGTCGGGTCGCTCGCGTCGGGCGGCTCGCTCGGGGAAGCGGTGCTGCACAGCAAGGCCACGTCGGCGGACGACGGGCTGACGACCCCCAGTTGGGACGCGAGCGGCGACCTGTGGGTGGCCGACCGCGATCCGAAGAACTCCCGGCTGCTCCTGCTGCCGAAGGGTGCTGGAGACCCCCTGGTGGTCTCGACACCTGGCCTGGACGGGCGGATCGAGGCGGTGCGGGTGGCCGCCGACGGGGTGCGGATCGCTCTGATGGTGACCGAGGACAAGCGGACGACTCTGCGCATGGGGCGGATCGAACGGGCGGACTCCGAGGGCGCGAACGGGAAGAAGGCCGTCGCGATCCATGAACTGCATTCCGTGGCACCGCAGTTGGAGGAGGTCACGGCCATGTCCTGGGCCGGCGACAGCCGCCTGGTGGTGGTCGGGCGCGAGGCCCGTGGCGTGCAGCAGATCCAGTACGTCCAGGTCGACGGCTCCACGCCGGTCGGCCCGGCCCCCTCCGCGCTCACCGGCGTGAAGGAGATCGCCGCCTCCGAGGACGAACGGCTGCCGCTGGTGGCGCACTCGGAGGACGGGATCGTGCGGCTGTCGACCGGTTCGCAGTGGCAGACGGTCGTCAAGACGGGGATGGCGCCGGTCTATCCGGGCTGA
- a CDS encoding DUF4129 domain-containing protein, with the protein MGLAGGVLTAVLALPRADGEPPVTVPRDPAREDARRELSKRMYHENDPGLLRRALDAFWEWVGKLFGAASSATPGGALGLLVVVLAAVALIGALWWRLGSPRRAPGSAAPLFDDRPRSAAEHRAAAEAHAAQGHWNQAVQERMRAVVRSLEERALLDPRPGRTADEAAAEAGSTLPAHTDRLRAAARDFDDVTYGGRTAVPDTYHRLAQLDQDLDRTRPVLVSSTPSTTHSAHQGAAE; encoded by the coding sequence GTGGGCCTGGCGGGGGGAGTTCTCACGGCGGTACTGGCGCTGCCACGCGCCGACGGCGAACCACCGGTGACCGTCCCGCGCGATCCCGCGCGGGAGGACGCCCGGCGCGAACTGTCGAAGCGGATGTACCACGAGAACGACCCCGGCCTCCTCCGCCGGGCCCTGGACGCCTTCTGGGAGTGGGTCGGCAAGCTGTTCGGCGCGGCCTCGTCAGCGACCCCGGGAGGCGCACTCGGCCTCCTGGTCGTCGTCCTGGCCGCCGTGGCACTCATCGGTGCCCTCTGGTGGCGCCTCGGCTCCCCCCGCCGGGCCCCAGGATCGGCGGCCCCGCTCTTCGACGACCGGCCGCGCAGCGCCGCCGAGCACCGCGCGGCCGCCGAGGCGCACGCGGCCCAGGGCCACTGGAACCAGGCCGTCCAGGAGCGCATGCGCGCCGTCGTCCGCTCCCTGGAGGAACGCGCCCTGCTCGACCCCCGCCCCGGGCGCACCGCCGACGAGGCCGCCGCAGAAGCGGGCAGCACGCTCCCCGCCCACACCGACCGACTGCGCGCCGCCGCACGGGACTTCGACGACGTGACATACGGCGGACGAACGGCCGTCCCGGACACGTACCACCGCCTCGCACAGCTCGACCAGGACCTCGACCGCACCAGGCCGGTCCTCGTGAGCAGCACCCCGAGCACAACCCACAGCGCCCACCAGGGGGCCGCCGAATGA
- the mtnA gene encoding S-methyl-5-thioribose-1-phosphate isomerase: protein MADQYAQFREDNRPIEIPAIRWDEPPEGPVLVLLDQTRLPAEEVELVCTDASALVEAIRSLAVRGAPLLGIAGAYGVALAAARGFDVDGAAASLASARPTAVNLSYGVRRAQEAHLAVLRAGGGQEQAAAAALAAARALHEEDAEASGRMAVHGLALLDELLPGGNHRILTHCNTGALVSGGEGTAFAVALAAHRVGRLRRLWVDETRPLLQGARLTSYEAARAGMAYTLLTDNAAGSLFSAGEVDAVLIGADRIAADGSVANKVGSYPLAVLAKYHHVPFIVVAPLTTVDPGTPNGASIEVEQRAGHEVTEITAPLVSVTGVGAGGGIPVAPLGTQAYNPAFDVTPPELVTAIVTEEGAVSPVTTEALAELCDRSRQVTI, encoded by the coding sequence ATGGCTGATCAGTACGCGCAATTCCGCGAGGACAACCGGCCCATCGAGATACCTGCGATCCGGTGGGACGAGCCGCCGGAGGGACCCGTGCTGGTCCTCCTCGACCAGACACGGCTGCCCGCCGAAGAGGTCGAGCTGGTGTGCACGGACGCGTCCGCGCTGGTGGAGGCGATCCGCTCGCTCGCCGTGCGCGGGGCGCCGCTCCTCGGGATCGCGGGGGCGTACGGAGTCGCGCTCGCCGCCGCCCGGGGCTTCGACGTGGACGGGGCGGCGGCCTCCCTCGCGAGTGCGCGGCCCACCGCGGTGAACCTCTCGTACGGAGTCCGCCGGGCCCAGGAGGCTCACCTCGCGGTGCTGCGGGCCGGTGGCGGCCAGGAGCAGGCCGCGGCTGCCGCGCTGGCTGCCGCGCGGGCGCTGCACGAGGAAGACGCCGAGGCCAGCGGGCGTATGGCCGTGCACGGGCTGGCGCTGCTCGACGAGCTGCTGCCCGGCGGTAACCACCGGATCCTCACGCACTGCAACACCGGTGCGCTGGTGTCCGGCGGGGAGGGCACGGCGTTCGCGGTGGCGCTCGCGGCGCACCGGGTGGGGCGGCTGCGCAGGCTCTGGGTGGACGAGACCCGCCCGTTGCTGCAGGGTGCTCGCCTGACCTCGTATGAGGCGGCGCGGGCCGGAATGGCGTACACCTTGCTCACGGACAACGCTGCCGGGTCATTGTTCTCGGCGGGAGAGGTGGATGCGGTGCTCATCGGAGCGGACCGGATCGCCGCCGACGGTTCGGTGGCGAACAAGGTGGGGAGCTATCCGCTCGCGGTGCTGGCCAAGTACCACCATGTGCCGTTCATCGTGGTGGCTCCGTTGACGACGGTGGACCCGGGCACTCCGAACGGAGCATCGATCGAGGTCGAGCAGCGTGCCGGTCATGAAGTGACAGAGATCACAGCACCCCTGGTGTCCGTGACGGGAGTCGGAGCGGGAGGCGGGATACCGGTGGCACCCCTGGGAACCCAGGCGTACAACCCGGCATTCGATGTGACGCCGCCCGAGTTGGTGACGGCGATCGTCACCGAGGAGGGCGCCGTGTCGCCCGTCACGACCGAGGCGCTCGCGGAGCTGTGTGACAGGTCACGCCAGGTAACGATTTAG
- the mtrB gene encoding MtrAB system histidine kinase MtrB yields the protein MSRDSAASAPGEPGVRSGRSVGRRMTGSRWGRFVEGGLLQGGVQGSPVLRLFMRWVRRPLLPVMRLWRRNIQLKVVATTLLMSLGVVLLLGFVVIGQVRNGLLDAKVKASQSQATGGFTVAKQEADSAAGAAGDDRSGPNDNPVQNVSGWMSSLVESLSSGGQGAFSVVTLSTTSADSSSRGLGPRASGFVDWSLSVPQDLRERVDGGTGAAQSYTRIVYTNGQDSQPALIIGTQLNDPKSDPYQLYYLFPLTQEEKSLSLVKGTLATAGLFVVVLLGAIAWLVVRQVVTPVRMAAGIAERLSAGRLQERMKVTGEDDIARLGEAFNKMAQNLQLKIQQLEDLSRMQRRFVSDVSHELRTPLTTVRMAADVIHDARVDFDPMTARSAELLADQLDRFETLLADLLEISRFDAGAAALEAEPIDLREVVRRVISGAEPLAERKGTRIRVVGDQQPVVAEADARRVERVLRNLVVNAVEHGEGKDVVVKLASAGGAVAVAVRDYGVGLKPGEATRVFSRFWRADPARARTTGGTGLGLSIALEDARLHGGWLQAWGEPGGGSQFRLTVPRTADEPLRGSPIPLEPKDSRRNRGLNDAGLPLGGTQKLATVPAQPAGERAVPPMPDRAPKMAGAVDPAALPGSGARVVPRPTADSRGPAAAPEEEPSQSGPQAGGQPEQLKHGEGSRGR from the coding sequence ATGTCACGGGACAGTGCCGCTTCGGCGCCCGGTGAGCCGGGGGTCCGCTCGGGGCGGTCTGTCGGCCGGAGGATGACGGGCTCCCGCTGGGGACGGTTCGTCGAGGGCGGGCTGCTCCAGGGCGGAGTCCAGGGCAGCCCGGTCCTTCGGCTGTTCATGCGCTGGGTGCGCCGTCCGCTGCTGCCGGTCATGCGGCTGTGGCGGCGCAACATCCAGCTCAAGGTCGTCGCGACGACCCTGCTGATGTCGCTGGGTGTCGTCCTGCTCCTGGGTTTCGTCGTGATCGGGCAGGTGCGCAACGGCCTGCTCGACGCCAAGGTGAAAGCCTCCCAGAGCCAGGCCACGGGCGGGTTCACGGTCGCCAAACAGGAGGCCGACAGCGCGGCCGGCGCGGCCGGGGACGACCGCTCCGGCCCGAACGACAACCCCGTACAGAACGTCAGCGGCTGGATGAGCTCCCTCGTCGAGTCGCTCTCCAGCGGCGGCCAGGGCGCGTTCAGCGTCGTGACGCTCAGCACCACCTCAGCGGACAGCAGCAGCCGGGGGCTCGGTCCGCGTGCCTCGGGCTTCGTGGACTGGAGCCTCAGCGTGCCCCAGGACCTGCGCGAGCGGGTGGACGGCGGCACGGGCGCGGCCCAGAGCTACACGCGCATCGTCTACACCAACGGCCAGGACTCCCAGCCGGCACTGATCATCGGGACGCAGCTCAACGACCCCAAGAGCGACCCGTACCAGCTGTACTACCTCTTCCCGCTCACCCAGGAGGAGAAGTCGCTCAGTCTGGTCAAGGGGACTCTTGCGACGGCCGGGCTGTTCGTCGTGGTGTTGCTCGGGGCGATCGCCTGGCTCGTGGTGCGCCAGGTCGTCACGCCCGTGCGGATGGCCGCCGGGATCGCCGAGAGGCTGTCCGCCGGGCGCCTCCAGGAACGTATGAAGGTCACCGGCGAGGACGACATCGCGCGGCTCGGCGAGGCCTTCAACAAGATGGCGCAGAACCTCCAGCTGAAGATCCAGCAGCTGGAGGACCTGTCACGGATGCAGCGGCGGTTCGTGTCGGACGTCTCGCACGAGCTGCGTACGCCGCTGACGACCGTCCGGATGGCGGCCGACGTCATCCACGACGCGCGCGTGGACTTCGATCCGATGACCGCCCGCTCGGCCGAACTGCTCGCCGACCAGCTGGACCGCTTCGAGACGCTGCTGGCGGATCTCCTGGAGATCAGCCGCTTCGACGCCGGCGCGGCAGCCCTTGAGGCCGAGCCGATAGACCTGCGGGAGGTCGTCCGCAGGGTCATCAGCGGGGCCGAGCCGCTCGCCGAGCGCAAGGGCACGCGCATACGGGTCGTCGGCGACCAGCAGCCCGTCGTCGCCGAGGCGGACGCCCGACGGGTGGAACGAGTGCTGCGCAACCTCGTGGTCAACGCCGTGGAGCACGGCGAGGGCAAGGACGTCGTCGTCAAGCTCGCGTCCGCGGGCGGGGCCGTCGCGGTCGCGGTGCGCGACTACGGAGTGGGGCTCAAGCCCGGCGAGGCGACCCGGGTGTTCAGCCGCTTCTGGCGGGCCGACCCGGCACGCGCGCGTACCACCGGCGGTACGGGCCTGGGCCTGTCCATCGCCCTGGAGGACGCGCGGCTGCACGGCGGCTGGCTGCAGGCGTGGGGCGAGCCGGGCGGCGGCTCGCAGTTCCGGCTGACGGTGCCGCGGACGGCGGACGAGCCGCTGCGGGGCTCGCCGATACCGCTGGAGCCCAAGGACTCACGGCGCAACCGCGGTCTGAACGACGCGGGGCTGCCCCTCGGCGGTACGCAGAAGCTGGCCACGGTGCCCGCGCAGCCCGCGGGCGAGCGGGCGGTGCCGCCGATGCCGGACCGCGCCCCCAAGATGGCGGGCGCGGTGGATCCGGCGGCGCTGCCCGGCAGCGGCGCGCGCGTGGTGCCCCGGCCCACGGCGGACTCCCGCGGTCCCGCCGCGGCGCCGGAGGAGGAGCCGTCACAGAGCGGCCCGCAAGCCGGCGGGCAGCCGGAACAGCTGAAGCATGGGGAGGGGTCTCGTGGGCGCTGA
- a CDS encoding DUF58 domain-containing protein, with translation MALTGRAALLAALGTLPVGIWEPSWTGILAVNAPLALACACDFALAAPVRRLGLTRSGDTSVRLGEAADATLTVTNTSGRPLRARIRDAWPPSSWQPGTEVTASRHRLTVPAGERRRVTTRLRPTRRGDRRSDRVTIRSYGPLGLLARQGSHQVPWTVRVLPPFTSRKHLPSKLARLRELDGRTSVLTRGEGTEFDSLRDYVPGDDTRSIDWRATARQSKVAVRTWRPERDRHILLILDTGRTAAGRVGNAPRLDASMDAALLLGALASRAGDRVDLLAYDRRVRALVQGRAAGDVLPSLVNAMAHLEPELVETDARGLTSMALRTAPRRSLIVLLTTLDAAPIEEGLLPVLSRLTQRHTVLVASVSDPHIERMAAARGSTESVYEAAAAAQAQAERHRTAEQLTRHGVTVVDATPENLPPALADAYLALKAAGRL, from the coding sequence ATGGCCCTCACCGGCCGCGCAGCCCTCCTGGCGGCCCTGGGAACCCTCCCCGTGGGCATCTGGGAGCCGAGCTGGACAGGCATCCTCGCCGTCAACGCTCCCCTGGCCCTCGCCTGCGCCTGCGACTTCGCCCTGGCCGCACCGGTACGCCGCCTGGGCCTGACCCGCTCCGGCGACACCTCCGTACGCCTCGGCGAAGCCGCCGACGCGACCCTCACCGTCACCAACACCTCCGGCCGCCCACTGCGCGCCCGCATCCGCGACGCCTGGCCCCCCAGCAGCTGGCAGCCGGGCACAGAGGTCACCGCGTCGCGCCACCGCCTGACGGTCCCCGCGGGCGAACGCCGACGCGTCACGACCCGCCTGCGCCCCACCCGCCGCGGCGACCGCCGATCGGACCGCGTGACCATCCGCTCGTACGGTCCTCTCGGCCTCCTCGCCAGGCAGGGCAGCCACCAGGTCCCGTGGACGGTGCGCGTCCTGCCCCCCTTCACCAGCCGCAAGCACCTTCCCTCGAAGCTGGCCCGTTTGCGCGAACTCGACGGCCGCACCAGCGTGCTGACCCGCGGTGAGGGAACCGAGTTCGACAGCCTGCGCGACTACGTCCCCGGTGACGACACGCGCTCGATCGACTGGCGCGCGACCGCCCGTCAGTCGAAAGTCGCCGTACGCACCTGGCGCCCCGAGCGCGACAGGCACATCCTCCTCATCCTCGACACGGGCCGCACGGCCGCGGGCCGCGTCGGAAACGCCCCCCGCCTGGACGCCTCCATGGACGCGGCCCTCCTCCTGGGGGCCCTCGCCTCCCGCGCCGGCGACCGGGTGGATCTCCTCGCATACGACCGCCGGGTACGCGCCCTGGTACAGGGCCGAGCCGCAGGCGATGTTCTTCCTTCGCTGGTCAACGCCATGGCACACCTCGAACCGGAACTAGTTGAGACGGACGCCCGAGGCCTCACCTCCATGGCACTGCGCACGGCCCCCCGACGTTCGCTGATCGTGCTCCTCACGACCCTCGACGCGGCCCCCATCGAGGAGGGCCTGCTCCCCGTACTCTCCCGCCTCACCCAGCGCCACACGGTCCTCGTGGCCTCGGTCTCCGACCCGCACATCGAGCGCATGGCCGCGGCACGGGGCAGCACAGAGTCCGTGTACGAGGCCGCAGCGGCGGCGCAGGCCCAGGCGGAACGTCACCGCACAGCCGAACAACTGACGCGCCACGGCGTCACCGTCGTCGACGCGACCCCGGAAAACCTGCCGCCGGCCTTGGCGGACGCATACCTCGCCCTCAAAGCCGCAGGCCGTCTCTGA